In Treponema sp. OMZ 798, the following proteins share a genomic window:
- the mnmE gene encoding tRNA uridine-5-carboxymethylaminomethyl(34) synthesis GTPase MnmE produces MQTGKYSLDDPIAAIATALSPAALGIVRTSGKGAIDLASAIFSRPEKLKEAQGNTILHGWILDPESKKEVDEVTVCVYREPKSFTGEDAVEFICHGGTAVVLKIYRLLIENGFRAAEGGEFTFRAFANGKADLTRAEAVNEIINSKTDINIELAAGRLSGNLFSGIEEIKQGLTRVIAAADVEIEYPEDEETTEGAFSPDLILKVIEPLQNLADSWAAEKIFIQGAKVVLAGKTNAGKSSLFNALLKEDRAIVSDIHGTTRDWLEASLNFNGIPVSLYDTAGIRYTQDSIEAIGVERSLEMSRNADLILYLCDPKDILSSGSLNKDDLDFIKNTRPPVITIITKEDLLDAESKEKLKEILSKEKIEEALIISSKASSGIRVLSEKAYAVLAKNTDRSGFSKAASLGSERQRDAVQKALDVLETAYQNAVSGFPLDLIVEDLEEALSFLGEITGEVRSDDILDKVFSGFCVGK; encoded by the coding sequence ATGCAGACAGGTAAATATTCCCTAGACGATCCGATAGCCGCAATAGCTACGGCCTTAAGTCCTGCCGCCCTCGGCATTGTCCGTACCTCAGGGAAGGGGGCGATAGACCTTGCTTCCGCAATTTTTTCCCGCCCCGAAAAACTAAAAGAGGCTCAAGGAAACACTATCCTGCATGGCTGGATCTTGGATCCCGAATCAAAAAAAGAAGTCGATGAGGTTACGGTCTGCGTTTATAGGGAGCCTAAGAGCTTTACGGGAGAAGATGCTGTTGAGTTTATCTGTCACGGCGGCACTGCCGTCGTTTTAAAAATATACCGCCTACTAATCGAGAACGGTTTTAGGGCTGCCGAGGGCGGAGAGTTTACCTTCCGTGCCTTTGCGAACGGAAAGGCCGACCTTACGCGTGCAGAGGCTGTAAACGAAATTATCAATTCAAAAACCGATATAAATATAGAACTTGCAGCAGGCCGCCTGTCGGGAAATCTTTTTTCGGGGATAGAGGAAATAAAGCAAGGTCTCACAAGGGTTATCGCTGCCGCCGATGTCGAAATAGAATACCCTGAGGATGAGGAAACGACAGAAGGGGCCTTTTCGCCTGATTTGATTTTAAAGGTGATAGAGCCTCTTCAAAATTTAGCAGACTCATGGGCAGCAGAAAAAATCTTTATTCAAGGGGCTAAGGTTGTTCTTGCAGGTAAAACCAATGCCGGAAAATCCTCCCTCTTTAATGCCCTTTTAAAAGAAGACCGGGCCATAGTTTCGGACATTCACGGCACGACAAGGGACTGGCTTGAGGCCTCCTTAAACTTTAACGGAATCCCTGTAAGCCTTTACGACACGGCAGGTATTCGTTATACCCAAGATTCCATTGAGGCTATCGGGGTAGAGCGGAGCTTGGAGATGAGCCGCAACGCAGACCTCATCCTCTACCTTTGCGATCCTAAAGATATTTTATCTTCGGGTAGTTTAAACAAGGATGATTTAGACTTTATAAAAAATACAAGGCCTCCCGTAATTACCATTATCACAAAAGAAGACCTGCTTGATGCCGAATCGAAAGAAAAGCTAAAAGAAATTTTAAGTAAAGAAAAAATTGAAGAGGCCCTTATAATTTCATCGAAGGCGTCAAGCGGGATCAGGGTTCTGTCCGAAAAGGCTTATGCGGTTTTAGCAAAAAACACCGACAGGTCCGGCTTTTCAAAGGCAGCCTCCCTCGGAAGCGAGAGGCAAAGGGATGCCGTTCAAAAGGCCTTGGATGTGCTTGAAACGGCTTATCAAAACGCTGTCTCAGGCTTCCCTCTCGACCTCATCGTAGAAGACCTTGAAGAGGCCTTAAGCTTTTTAGGAGAAATTACCGGCGAAGTCCGCTCCGACGATATCCTCGATAAGGTCTTTTCAGGTTTTTGTGTCGGTAAGTAA
- a CDS encoding chloride channel protein, with the protein MTGKRLIYIISKMKYTGLSTKKILENWYGNHLIIAGESFIVGILTGLAITAFRKSIDFLSGLRIDFYDKAAGGNLLNLAVLILAVTLLGIFMGFIIKKYPMIKGSGVSQIKGKFMKKLDMTPWPELPLKFLGGVLNISAGLSVGREGPSVQIGAYVGSAFEKIGKTSHIERVCLVTSGAAAGLAATFGAPFAGIVFAIEDLHQYLSPLLLTCVMLGAFAGDLVASVFFKQGAIFDFHGLQLFPIKYFGWLLLMGAAAAVIGHLFKKSIYTSQKLYKKLNIPPQFAPLIPYLISVPVCLFLPLAASGGDHLIEALAEHSFPLSMLILILAAKIIFTGLSAGSGAIGGIFVPLLSCGALTGIIFSNILVYFNLIEAQYAVNLMVFAMAAFFTTVIKAPVTAIVLLAETSGDLFHLGGLVLTSAAAYITANIIKSPPNDEVLLKQILTGEDFSNQKEKEEDHGKQVFEVCVSPESFLDGKPIKDVTWPDECLIVSIARGEEEIIPDGSTSISAGDRLVVLTHGRHVESHLEQIAEMAQVEE; encoded by the coding sequence TTGACAGGCAAAAGACTTATTTATATAATATCAAAGATGAAATACACAGGTTTAAGCACAAAGAAAATTCTTGAAAATTGGTACGGCAATCATCTTATAATTGCAGGAGAAAGTTTTATTGTTGGTATTCTTACAGGGCTTGCAATTACGGCATTTAGAAAGTCAATCGATTTTCTTTCAGGTTTACGGATTGATTTTTATGACAAGGCTGCAGGCGGAAATCTATTGAACCTTGCCGTTTTGATTTTAGCGGTAACGCTTCTTGGGATTTTTATGGGCTTTATAATAAAAAAATATCCGATGATTAAGGGAAGCGGAGTGTCGCAAATCAAGGGTAAGTTTATGAAAAAGCTTGACATGACGCCCTGGCCCGAATTACCTTTGAAATTTTTAGGCGGCGTTTTAAATATAAGTGCAGGTCTTTCAGTCGGACGGGAAGGTCCATCAGTTCAAATCGGTGCCTATGTAGGAAGCGCCTTCGAAAAAATCGGCAAGACCTCCCATATAGAAAGGGTCTGCCTGGTAACAAGCGGAGCGGCAGCAGGACTTGCAGCTACCTTCGGGGCTCCCTTTGCAGGTATTGTCTTTGCAATAGAGGATCTTCATCAATATCTAAGCCCCCTCCTTTTAACCTGCGTAATGCTTGGAGCCTTTGCAGGCGACCTTGTCGCCTCGGTATTTTTTAAGCAGGGAGCTATCTTTGATTTTCACGGCCTTCAGCTTTTCCCGATAAAATATTTCGGCTGGCTCCTTTTGATGGGCGCTGCGGCGGCGGTAATAGGACATCTCTTTAAAAAATCGATTTATACTTCTCAAAAACTTTACAAAAAGCTAAATATTCCTCCCCAATTTGCGCCCCTGATTCCCTATCTTATTTCGGTACCCGTCTGTCTTTTTTTGCCCCTTGCGGCAAGCGGAGGAGATCACCTTATCGAGGCCCTTGCGGAACACAGCTTTCCGCTTTCCATGCTGATTTTGATTCTTGCGGCAAAGATAATCTTTACAGGCCTTTCGGCAGGTTCGGGAGCTATAGGAGGCATCTTTGTTCCCCTCCTTTCATGCGGAGCCTTGACCGGAATTATCTTTTCGAATATTTTGGTTTATTTTAATTTAATCGAAGCCCAATATGCCGTAAACCTAATGGTCTTTGCGATGGCCGCCTTTTTTACGACAGTAATAAAGGCTCCGGTTACAGCAATAGTGCTTCTTGCAGAAACGAGCGGAGACCTTTTCCACCTAGGCGGCTTGGTGCTTACCTCGGCCGCTGCCTACATTACGGCAAACATAATAAAGTCTCCGCCAAATGACGAGGTACTTTTAAAGCAGATTTTAACCGGCGAAGATTTTTCAAATCAAAAAGAAAAGGAAGAAGATCACGGCAAGCAGGTTTTTGAAGTCTGCGTTTCTCCCGAATCCTTTTTGGATGGAAAGCCGATAAAGGATGTTACATGGCCCGATGAGTGTTTAATCGTAAGCATTGCCCGCGGCGAAGAAGAAATCATCCCAGACGGAAGCACATCTATTTCGGCAGGCGACAGACTCGTAGTCTTAACCCACGGCCGCCATGTAGAGTCCCATTTGGAGCAAATCGCAGAGATGGCTCAAGTCGAGGAATAA